In one Sphingobacterium daejeonense genomic region, the following are encoded:
- a CDS encoding Dyp-type peroxidase, protein MAFDFIKRIFNPDKVNIELKEIQSLILRSRPIPYFGTVALLEITDKESAKKMLKDLIPLIDSAEEWNKNEGASVFLTFTYKGLEKIGVPKESLDSFPESFKEGMAKRSSYLYDIGVNDPKNWQKEFKNPNIHIASAVISNNEADWKSKLEEFRTKISENNGVEVLVSEDFGATEEVKNVFGFRDGISNPEVEGSGIDVPQGFDRPIAAGEFILGYPGEGDITKPFPQPDILGKNGSFMIFRKYQSQVAEFNQFIKDNSSSPEEGELLAAKMVGRWRSGAPLVLSPEKDDKVLGENPEKNNNFSFKNDEFGKKCPFSSHIRRMNPRDSKTFVLEDERLHRIIRRSVTFGDIVPPEVTKNDGKERGQYFMGISANAMGTLEFLQKQWINDGNSQNLGSEKDPMVGLQDQNSLFSMPADPLIKRYRGLQTYNIVKGGEYCFIPSLSALKWISELN, encoded by the coding sequence ATGGCATTTGATTTTATAAAAAGAATTTTCAATCCGGACAAAGTTAATATAGAGTTGAAGGAAATTCAATCTTTAATTTTGAGAAGTAGGCCAATTCCTTATTTTGGAACAGTGGCATTATTAGAAATCACGGATAAAGAAAGTGCGAAAAAGATGTTGAAAGATTTGATTCCATTAATTGATTCTGCAGAGGAATGGAACAAAAACGAAGGAGCATCTGTATTTCTAACTTTTACCTATAAAGGTTTAGAAAAAATTGGTGTACCAAAAGAAAGTTTAGATTCTTTTCCGGAATCTTTTAAAGAAGGAATGGCTAAAAGATCGTCTTATCTTTATGATATTGGCGTGAATGATCCCAAAAATTGGCAGAAAGAATTTAAAAATCCTAACATTCATATTGCTTCTGCAGTGATCTCCAATAATGAAGCCGATTGGAAAAGCAAATTGGAAGAATTTCGTACTAAAATTTCGGAAAACAATGGAGTTGAAGTTTTGGTGAGTGAAGATTTTGGTGCTACAGAAGAGGTGAAAAATGTTTTCGGTTTTCGCGATGGAATCAGTAATCCCGAAGTTGAAGGTAGTGGGATTGATGTACCTCAAGGTTTTGACCGCCCGATTGCAGCTGGCGAATTTATATTAGGTTATCCAGGAGAAGGTGATATTACAAAACCTTTTCCTCAGCCGGACATTTTAGGGAAGAATGGGTCTTTTATGATTTTTAGAAAATATCAAAGCCAGGTTGCAGAGTTTAACCAGTTCATTAAGGATAATAGTTCTTCTCCAGAAGAAGGCGAACTTTTGGCTGCGAAAATGGTAGGCAGATGGAGAAGCGGAGCTCCACTAGTTTTATCGCCAGAAAAAGATGATAAAGTGCTTGGAGAAAATCCTGAAAAAAATAATAATTTTTCATTTAAGAACGATGAGTTTGGAAAAAAATGTCCTTTCAGTTCTCACATCCGCAGGATGAATCCGCGAGATTCCAAAACTTTTGTCTTGGAAGATGAAAGGCTTCACCGCATTATACGTCGCAGCGTAACTTTTGGGGATATTGTTCCGCCGGAAGTGACAAAAAATGACGGTAAAGAACGCGGTCAATATTTTATGGGAATTAGCGCGAATGCAATGGGGACTTTGGAATTTTTGCAAAAACAATGGATTAATGATGGCAATTCACAAAATCTGGGTAGTGAAAAAGATCCTATGGTTGGTTTGCAAGATCAAAATAGTTTGTTCAGTATGCCTGCAGACCCGCTAATAAAAAGATACCGAGGTTTACAAACTTATAATATCGTGAAAGGTGGTGAATATTGCTTTATCCCAAGTCTTTCAGCTCTCAAATGGATCAGTGAATTAAATTAA
- a CDS encoding transposase: MDATVIPLCLSVFDWAKFRSAKGAVKLHTVLDYDGCMPSFVHITDGKQHESKIAKSMSFPKGCVVIVDRGYVDYAWMNVLDSTGCFFVTRAKSNMKYTLVKTVKSEELRTGGILEDQLVELDGLANQRYAGKKMRLVRVWDSTKNVEYEFLDQ, translated from the coding sequence ATGGATGCTACCGTTATTCCATTGTGCTTGAGTGTATTTGATTGGGCCAAGTTCCGTAGTGCCAAGGGAGCGGTGAAGTTACACACCGTATTGGATTACGATGGCTGTATGCCAAGTTTCGTCCATATTACAGATGGCAAACAGCATGAATCCAAAATTGCTAAGTCGATGTCATTTCCCAAAGGTTGCGTGGTTATTGTAGACCGGGGCTATGTGGATTATGCCTGGATGAACGTTTTGGACAGCACCGGCTGTTTCTTTGTCACCCGAGCGAAATCCAACATGAAATACACACTAGTGAAAACGGTAAAGAGCGAAGAGCTTCGTACTGGCGGGATCCTTGAAGATCAGCTTGTTGAGCTTGACGGACTTGCCAATCAAAGGTATGCAGGAAAGAAGATGCGTTTGGTTCGCGTTTGGGACAGCACCAAAAACGTGGAATACGAGTTCCTGGACCAATAA
- a CDS encoding DUF4372 domain-containing protein, giving the protein MVHEHQSDKHHKGINSWTHFVSMLFCHLSSADSVRDISNGLRSTTGNMNHMGISRTPSKSNLSYMNAHRDHGLFRDLYYKLLDHLWQQHTHKRADLRRLQRKVFFDGCYRYSIVLECI; this is encoded by the coding sequence ATGGTTCACGAACATCAATCTGACAAACATCACAAGGGCATCAACAGTTGGACGCATTTTGTGAGCATGCTATTCTGCCATCTCTCTTCGGCAGATTCGGTTCGTGACATTTCTAATGGACTCCGCAGCACTACTGGCAACATGAACCATATGGGTATCTCCAGAACGCCGAGCAAGTCCAATCTTTCCTATATGAACGCTCATCGGGATCACGGTCTTTTCAGGGATCTGTATTATAAGCTTTTGGATCACCTATGGCAACAGCATACTCATAAAAGGGCGGACTTGCGAAGATTACAACGTAAGGTGTTTTTTGATGGATGCTACCGTTATTCCATTGTGCTTGAGTGTATTTGA